The segment TAATAAAGAGCAAAAGCCTTACTTTTATTAttgaacaatttataaaaaagcttataaaaagctataagaagaaaactttttcgaaagttttcaataaaaggaAAACTTGACAATAGTTCTCTATGAAAGGAAAACTTTACAATAGCttcctttaaaagaaaaacttgaaagttttctaaaaaaaagaacactgagagaaaatgtttttctttttttttttttttctttaaatatgacTTAacgaagaaatttttattaaaggaaaACATAACGAAAGTGGAAACACGAAACGAAAcattactaataaaaagagaacTTCCTATAAAACCAAAACTTGACGAAAATTTTCAAGGAGTTAAAGAAAACTGGCTAGTTTTGAAAACTAAacgttttctatgaaaagaaaacttaacgaaagttttctattaaaagaaaactaaacaaacgtttttttatgaaaagaaaacttaacgaatgttttctatgaaaagaaaacttagacaaaaatttctttaaaaagaaagcataacgaaagttttttataaaagaaaaatttatcgaaaattttctaaattatgaatttttttttaattttctttaataaaaatttataatttattgatttGTGCATTTTTAACTCTCAAATAAAATGTCTTCGTTAGAGTCGATAAAAAATTAGGCATTTCTTTCTTTTGATCGAGTGCTTCATATTCACTAAACGATTGATACTCGTAGGCTACTTTACGATTAACAGCCGTTAGCAGGCGTAGTAATTCAGCACCCTTTCCGGCAGCGGCTTCATTAGTGGCGGCTTCATTTAGGACCGAACACAAACTCTGTATAAACCATGAACCATTTTCAATGTTACGAAAAGAGCTATATTCTTAATGCAATGAAAAACAGAAGATAGAATAAATTCTGtgttatttaaaatcttaactTACTTTCAAATGTTGAAAACATTATTAATATATCGGCAGTATTTGGTATAACATAAGCAAATTTGTGTGGTACGTCTGCAGTCTTGACTGTTGGACTTACGAATGACTGTTCTACTCTtgaataaattacatatttgtCTAGATTTTGACCACGACAGGCCTGTAATGAAAAAGATCTGTTCGTAAATACCAAACATCAGACTTTTACGATTTGTATTTTCACCtgtaagaaaaacaatttcGGTTTATTTATCAAAGATCTACATTTTTCTCCCAGAAATGAATTCCACAAACGTTCCACAGGATATGAAATATCGCGAGCATATATTCTTCCTTCACAGCCATGAGACATAACAGTTACTACGAGACAATCATTATTGCTATGATCTTCTTGAGCAGCTAAAAGAgagacaaaaaataaatgtttgtcaGATTTAGGTGATTGTCAAAGGTTTGTAAGTCAAACGTAAATCGGATCAGAATTGAATCGTTTCATTTATGAGTAAAATactcaacaaatatttacaacatttttaaatctaagtatatattatattatatgacCACATTAACCGCATTATATTAAATACTATATACATGCATAGTTcggaatttaaaaatattactaacgtaaccataaatatttatgcTGTTTCATTAAATCTTGAAATTTATCACAATtaccatataaaatttataaatttaaacttactTTTTGTCAGAACATCACCCAATTCcctccatgtcaaatcattaaAAACTCTAACATCGAAACCGTAATTAAGAAGCGTTTCCTTCATAGCATCACGATCTTTTTCAGTCCCGTCTCTTTGCCGTTCACCCGTTATATATTTATGATTGAAAATAAGCGCTATACCCGCATTTGGATTATCACTGCGATATTCATCTTCATTAGTGGGTCGCGAAATTATTCTTTGTTTCTCATATTGTTTTAAGTCGGTACAGTTGATATCCCATTCGTTACGAATATTGTCAGTTTTTTCATTCTTATCGGGTTTTCTTCTGAACAGTGACAAATCGGTTTGAtccattattttaaattccaatttattttaccttttttgttttataaattaaatttatatttatttgtattatattattaatacatAGTTCATAACTTTTCTTCatgaaagtattttatatactgcttttataaacaataattaatttaatatgaaactgTATAAAATGTGAATATTAACCAGGCTTGGAAACATggaaatataataacaaaaccATAAGTAATTGGACTaactttaattttgtaaaatttctaagACTGAGTTATAGTCATAAACTATTTCCATGATAAGATTTACATTTGTACGATATACATTCATAGATAATGAACGGATTTtcgattattaaattttagtgcaaaaaatcacaaaaaatgaaatttttttataaaaaggaaacttatcgaaaatatttttttagaaataattttaataaaaactgaaagTTTCCAACTCCGGTAAATACacgtatttaatatttgttttatattagaaTATATAGCACTTTCCATaacattgaaaatggtttatgGTTTATACAGAATTTATGTTTGTGGATAAATAATGCGGTCACCGGGAAAACCGTTTCTGTCGTAGTTcctttatagtttagttctatttcagttctgcCTAAGTTCAAGTTGCGTTCTTATTCAGTTTAacactagttcagttctaattcaattccagagcagttctagtttagtacttgtttagttctgttttcgttctagttcagttttggttcagttctagttcaaatctagttctggttcagttctagtttagttctagtttagttctagtttagttctagttaagttctagttcagttctagtccaattctatatcagttctagttcagttctagttcagttttagttaagttttagttcagttctagttcagttctagttcagttctacctgtgttctacttctgttctacttcagttctagttcagttctagttctgttctagttcagttctagttcagttctagttcagttctagttcagttctagttcagttctagttcagttctagttcagttctagttcagttctagttcagttctagttcagttctagttcagttctagttcagttctagttcagttctagttcagttctagttcagttctagttcagttctagttctgttctagtactgttctagttcagttctagttcagttctagttcagttctagttcagttctagttcagttctagttcagttctagttcagttctagttcagttctagttcagttctagttcagttctagttcagttctagttcagttctagttcagttctagttcagttctagttcagttctagttcagttctagctcagttctagttcagttccagttcagttccagttcagttccagttcagttccagttcagttccagttcagttctagttcagttctagttctgttctagtactgttctagttctgttctagttctgttctagttctgttctagttctgttctagttctgttctagttctgttctagttctgttctagttctgttctagttctgttctagttctgttctagttctgttctagttctgttctagttctgttctagttctgttctagttctgttctagttcttttctagttttgttccaacTATGTcgatagttattttaaaaatctacaatattaaattttgtatattgcAAAAAGTTCttataaattaagaatttaataaccattttataatttgtaagttcatcttaaatttactttaattaaaaaatatttcaaaagttgCGTATACAAAAATTACCGTTTTGTAAGAATGAAGATATTTGTCTTACGTTTCATATAAATCATTcgatacatttttcatttatagaagATTTGCTATAAATATTCTTTCTTTTAATAGTGATTATTATCtattaatagaaattattaatgaattacatttctataaatcgaaaatctaaagtttttaataaaatttatttatcaaacGTTATTCTCGTCTATAATCCCCCAAATGTGTTGGGAATGACACATCTAATTTATATCACTAGTTATAATACAAAAGttattaaaccataaa is part of the Lucilia cuprina isolate Lc7/37 chromosome 3, ASM2204524v1, whole genome shotgun sequence genome and harbors:
- the LOC111691144 gene encoding caspase-3-like → MDQTDLSLFRRKPDKNEKTDNIRNEWDINCTDLKQYEKQRIISRPTNEDEYRSDNPNAGIALIFNHKYITGERQRDGTEKDRDAMKETLLNYGFDVRVFNDLTWRELGDVLTKTAQEDHSNNDCLVVTVMSHGCEGRIYARDISYPVERLWNSFLGEKCRSLINKPKLFFLQACRGQNLDKYVIYSRVEQSFVSPTVKTADVPHKFAYVIPNTADILIMFSTFEKYSSFRNIENGSWFIQSLCSVLNEAATNEAAAGKGAELLRLLTAVNRKVAYEYQSFSEYEALDQKKEMPNFLSTLTKTFYLRVKNAQINKL